The Puntigrus tetrazona isolate hp1 unplaced genomic scaffold, ASM1883169v1 S000000148, whole genome shotgun sequence region cacacacacacacacacacacacacacacacacacacacacacacacacacacacacacacacagacacacacacacacacagagacacagacacacacacacagacacacacacacacagacagacacacacacagacacacacactctcacacacacacacacacacactctcacacacacacacacacacacacagacagatatacacacagacacacacacacacagacacacacactctcacacacacagacacacactcacacacactcacacacacacacacacacacactctcacacacacacactcacacacactctcacacacacacacacacacacacacacacagagtttaacatagaaacaaactataaaaacactAACGTTATAAGACATATATAAACTATCACGATTACAATTAactgtaaaatgacaaaaaatagaCTGATAAAAGTAGGTCTAGTCACGTTGTAGGACAGTAACGCTGGGTTCTGTAGTAATAGAGCAGAAAACAGACTCTTCTGAACAGATAAATCTGTGCTGGACTCGAGCGagatcacagacacacagagacggTGCTTTTTATTGTCAGGAGGAAAATGTGAGGAGGTCTGTTTCCTTTCCTCTAGTTCAAACACGGCCGAGTGATGATAACAAGAAGAACCGGTCCAGCGTTATCATGAGAACCTGCTGTACGCTCAGGAAAGACAGAGACACACGGACGAAATAAAACTAAAGACATATAGAGATCCTGTACAACTATCTGTGTCCTTCACGGTTTAACATAGGTATTACAATCAGAGAAGAAAGCTAGAtgtatccacacacacacacacacacacacacacacacacacatatacatgtatataaatatatttaaaaaaaaaaaaaaaatatatatatatatatatatatatatatatatatatatatatatatatatacacacacatatagaaaaatatatatacacacacagacatagaaaaattattatatatatatatatatatatatatatatatatatatatatatatatatatatatatatatatgtgtgtgtgtgtgtgtgtgtgtgtgtgtgtatatatatatatatatatatatattttttttttttttttttttttttttggaatttataGAAAACTGTACCAAATTGTGCTACATGTAAAAAAGGAACTCGAAATAATGCATCTTTCCGGTTagcaaaattcatttttagtcTCCCCATcaacattatcatttaaatgtcttCTTTAAACCCACTTTTCCAAACAATGAacctgaataaaaacacatcaaaacacacTTCTAGGGTCTCGTTCGGCTTTGAAGAGGTTGTATTAAGAACGCAGCGGTTTGCTGCCCCCTGCTGGACACCTGCAGCATCTAGACTCCGGAGAAGGGCATTGGGTGGAGCTTGTTTCGAtcacacacagaaagaaaacacaggCGTGGAGCTGCAAGCGTTTTATTATCTGACGCGTAGATGACGTCAAAGGCTGAGAAAAATACGTCAGTACAGCGTAGAAAACGAGCGCGGCGTTAAAGGGGTAGACGTCAGTTCACGCAGAAAACGAAAACGTgagatttaggtttttttattgatttatttattttttactcgaAACGTCGGTCATATAACGGAAGTCAAGACAcaatttttggttaaaaaaaaaataataataataataaaaataaaataaaagtaaaccaAATTAAACTCGTCTCGTTACGATACGCTGATATCCCAAGTCGCGAAACcgaacattattaatatataattttttaacctCTAATACTAAAGAAAGTGCGACTCATATCGAGCGCATAGATGTACGCGCATAGATGCGCTGCTTTGCGTACCGCGGCCCATAGAAACAGCCGCTAACGAGAATCTATGCGTGTGTATCTATGTGCGCGTAAAAACTGCTCGCGCAAACAGGTCTTTACGAGGTTTCTCCCGCCTCAATTGTTCTGTGCTTTGCATTATACGGCTCTACCGAGCAAACAAAGCCACCAGCATCTCAGCATCAACGAACGACCCCCATCCCTCCCGAGCTTAAACGTCGTTGATCCAAGCGGCGTCCTCCTCCGTCTTGAGCTCTCTCTGCTGGTGTCTCTTGGCCTGCCGCGAGCGTCTCTCGGAGTCCTGCGCTTCGTAGAGCAGAGCCATGATCTGGCGGCGCACGCGCATCTGCACGCCGGGGTCCCTCAGCAGCCGGTACTCCATGGCCACCTGGCCGGAGAAGACGGAGGCCGCGTCCGGGGCCGGGTTCTCCAGGACCTTGGCGGACATCTGCTTCAGCACCTCCAGCTTCTGCAGCTCGATGTCGGAGTCGGAGGAGCGCGAGCGCTTGCCCAGCGTGCTCCGGGGCGACGGCGAGCACGAGGCGGTCTCCTCGGGCAGGCCGGTGTCTGGGGTGCCGGGCATCGGCGAGAGGCACACGCTGATGGAGTCGAGGCTGTCCGCTTCTTTATCCGTCTCCTGAGACATTTCGTCCGACTCGTCCAGAGTCTCCTCCGCTTTATCGGAGCACGGCAAACCCAGCTGCAACGACACCGGGAGAAGACATGCGGTCGGATAATACCATGTAGAAATGATAATCAGTGTTATAGACAGGGTTTGGACTAAAACAGGATTAGGCCCTAGTTCAATTAAGGACTATTATAAACTCCCAAGAGCGCttcttgagacaaaacaaaggtttGAGACAGCTTTTGAGATCAGCTGTTTAAACTAAGcctgtttaaatttattaaatagcatttcacagc contains the following coding sequences:
- the wu:fb74b10 gene encoding uncharacterized protein wu:fb74b10; its protein translation is MTGRSWTPEAEETLIELWQESACLYDISSADYHNREEKDRRWREVADALQMPTEAVATRVASLRTQYARLRKPKAGGSEKKPLTMRQRWLLRALDFLKPHIVHRRHENTLGLPCSDKAEETLDESDEMSQETDKEADSLDSISVCLSPMPGTPDTGLPEETASCSPSPRSTLGKRSRSSDSDIELQKLEVLKQMSAKVLENPAPDAASVFSGQVAMEYRLLRDPGVQMRVRRQIMALLYEAQDSERRSRQAKRHQQRELKTEEDAAWINDV